The following coding sequences lie in one Arachis hypogaea cultivar Tifrunner chromosome 4, arahy.Tifrunner.gnm2.J5K5, whole genome shotgun sequence genomic window:
- the LOC112795984 gene encoding zinc finger BED domain-containing protein RICESLEEPER 2-like isoform X5, whose product MTENSNIEAAGMSASTQPSSPLSGVRKDRSAVWDHFDVENDTEKKAKCKYCGSLIQYWNGTSSMGGHLRRCKQNPNNDSNKRKITTTPTIDEHGALNSPSASKFDQEEAQRALVEMFIGEELPFRFVESPKFRRFVHALQATFKVPSQTTLARDIGALNAEEKMKLQDFLSANCGREQKSSGKDVHGTASKSNASAKGSAPPPPSSSSSKAWDFHFSFWTCE is encoded by the exons ATGACTGAAAACAGTAATATTGAAGCAGCAGGGATGTCCGCTAGCACTCAACCATCTTCTCCACTGTCAGGTGTTCGTAAGGATCGGTCAGCTGTCTGGGATCATTTTGATGTAGAGAATGATACCGAGAAGAAGGCTAAATGCAAATATTGTGGTAGCTTAATACAATATTGGAATGGAACCAGCTCAATGGGTGGTCATTTGAGAAGATGCAAGCAAAATCCTAATAATGATtcgaacaaaagaaaaataacgacCACACCGACTATAGATGAGCATGGTGCTTTAAATTCACCCAGTGCTTCCAAATTTGACCAAGAGGAGGCTCAAAGGGCACTTGTGGAAATGTTTATTGGGGAAGAGCTACCATTTCGCTTCGTTGAAAGCCCGAAATTCCGAAGATTTGTGCATGCCCTACAAGCAACATTCAAAGTTCCTTCACAGACTACATTAGCACGTGACATTGGAGCTCTTAATGCTGAAGAGAAGATGAAGTTGCAAGATTTTCTCTCGGCAAATTGTGGTAGA GAACAAAAGTCATCCGGTAAAGATGTACACGGGACTGCTTCTAAAAGTAATGCATCTGCAAAAGGTTCGGCCCCACCACcgccatcatcatcatcgtcaaaaGCCTGGGACTTCCACTTCAGCTTCTGGACCTGTGAGTGA
- the LOC112795984 gene encoding zinc finger BED domain-containing protein RICESLEEPER 2-like isoform X4, translating to MGHSLTRDCSAGLGSSSGAAESKMTENSNIEAAGMSASTQPSSPLSGVRKDRSAVWDHFDVENDTEKKAKCKYCGSLIQYWNGTSSMGGHLRRCKQNPNNDSNKRKITTTPTIDEHGALNSPSASKFDQEEAQRALVEMFIGEELPFRFVESPKFRRFVHALQATFKVPSQTTLARDIGALNAEEKMKLQDFLSANCGREQKSSGKDVHGTASKSNASAKGSAPPPPSSSSSKAWDFHFSFWTCE from the exons GGATTGCTCAGCAGGGTTGGGATCCTCTTCGGGTGCTGCTGAG AGCAAGATGACTGAAAACAGTAATATTGAAGCAGCAGGGATGTCCGCTAGCACTCAACCATCTTCTCCACTGTCAGGTGTTCGTAAGGATCGGTCAGCTGTCTGGGATCATTTTGATGTAGAGAATGATACCGAGAAGAAGGCTAAATGCAAATATTGTGGTAGCTTAATACAATATTGGAATGGAACCAGCTCAATGGGTGGTCATTTGAGAAGATGCAAGCAAAATCCTAATAATGATtcgaacaaaagaaaaataacgacCACACCGACTATAGATGAGCATGGTGCTTTAAATTCACCCAGTGCTTCCAAATTTGACCAAGAGGAGGCTCAAAGGGCACTTGTGGAAATGTTTATTGGGGAAGAGCTACCATTTCGCTTCGTTGAAAGCCCGAAATTCCGAAGATTTGTGCATGCCCTACAAGCAACATTCAAAGTTCCTTCACAGACTACATTAGCACGTGACATTGGAGCTCTTAATGCTGAAGAGAAGATGAAGTTGCAAGATTTTCTCTCGGCAAATTGTGGTAGA GAACAAAAGTCATCCGGTAAAGATGTACACGGGACTGCTTCTAAAAGTAATGCATCTGCAAAAGGTTCGGCCCCACCACcgccatcatcatcatcgtcaaaaGCCTGGGACTTCCACTTCAGCTTCTGGACCTGTGAGTGA
- the LOC112795984 gene encoding zinc finger BED domain-containing protein RICESLEEPER 2-like isoform X3, giving the protein MGHSLTRDCSAGLGSSSGAAEQTDSRRQGIRESKMTENSNIEAAGMSASTQPSSPLSGVRKDRSAVWDHFDVENDTEKKAKCKYCGSLIQYWNGTSSMGGHLRRCKQNPNNDSNKRKITTTPTIDEHGALNSPSASKFDQEEAQRALVEMFIGEELPFRFVESPKFRRFVHALQATFKVPSQTTLARDIGALNAEEKMKLQDFLSANCGREQKSSGKDVHGTASKSNASAKGSAPPPPSSSSSKAWDFHFSFWTCE; this is encoded by the exons GGATTGCTCAGCAGGGTTGGGATCCTCTTCGGGTGCTGCTGAG CAAACGGATTCAAGAAGGCAGGGTATTAGAGAG AGCAAGATGACTGAAAACAGTAATATTGAAGCAGCAGGGATGTCCGCTAGCACTCAACCATCTTCTCCACTGTCAGGTGTTCGTAAGGATCGGTCAGCTGTCTGGGATCATTTTGATGTAGAGAATGATACCGAGAAGAAGGCTAAATGCAAATATTGTGGTAGCTTAATACAATATTGGAATGGAACCAGCTCAATGGGTGGTCATTTGAGAAGATGCAAGCAAAATCCTAATAATGATtcgaacaaaagaaaaataacgacCACACCGACTATAGATGAGCATGGTGCTTTAAATTCACCCAGTGCTTCCAAATTTGACCAAGAGGAGGCTCAAAGGGCACTTGTGGAAATGTTTATTGGGGAAGAGCTACCATTTCGCTTCGTTGAAAGCCCGAAATTCCGAAGATTTGTGCATGCCCTACAAGCAACATTCAAAGTTCCTTCACAGACTACATTAGCACGTGACATTGGAGCTCTTAATGCTGAAGAGAAGATGAAGTTGCAAGATTTTCTCTCGGCAAATTGTGGTAGA GAACAAAAGTCATCCGGTAAAGATGTACACGGGACTGCTTCTAAAAGTAATGCATCTGCAAAAGGTTCGGCCCCACCACcgccatcatcatcatcgtcaaaaGCCTGGGACTTCCACTTCAGCTTCTGGACCTGTGAGTGA
- the LOC112795984 gene encoding zinc finger BED domain-containing protein RICESLEEPER 2-like isoform X2: MGHSLTRDCSAGLGSSSGAAESKMTENSNIEAAGMSASTQPSSPLSGVRKDRSAVWDHFDVENDTEKKAKCKYCGSLIQYWNGTSSMGGHLRRCKQNPNNDSNKRKITTTPTIDEHGALNSPSASKFDQEEAQRALVEMFIGEELPFRFVESPKFRRFVHALQATFKVPSQTTLARDIGALNAEEKMKLQDFLSANCGRVCLTTNTWTSIQNFTYMSLTAHFVDLDWKLHKKIVNICQIFFPGFLKCIVKYFFPVLGLQEELRITTIELSLLSY, translated from the exons GGATTGCTCAGCAGGGTTGGGATCCTCTTCGGGTGCTGCTGAG AGCAAGATGACTGAAAACAGTAATATTGAAGCAGCAGGGATGTCCGCTAGCACTCAACCATCTTCTCCACTGTCAGGTGTTCGTAAGGATCGGTCAGCTGTCTGGGATCATTTTGATGTAGAGAATGATACCGAGAAGAAGGCTAAATGCAAATATTGTGGTAGCTTAATACAATATTGGAATGGAACCAGCTCAATGGGTGGTCATTTGAGAAGATGCAAGCAAAATCCTAATAATGATtcgaacaaaagaaaaataacgacCACACCGACTATAGATGAGCATGGTGCTTTAAATTCACCCAGTGCTTCCAAATTTGACCAAGAGGAGGCTCAAAGGGCACTTGTGGAAATGTTTATTGGGGAAGAGCTACCATTTCGCTTCGTTGAAAGCCCGAAATTCCGAAGATTTGTGCATGCCCTACAAGCAACATTCAAAGTTCCTTCACAGACTACATTAGCACGTGACATTGGAGCTCTTAATGCTGAAGAGAAGATGAAGTTGCAAGATTTTCTCTCGGCAAATTGTGGTAGAGTATGTCTAACCACTAACACTTggacttcaattcaaaattttacttaTATGAGTTTGACAGCACACTTTGTTGATTTGGATtggaaattacataaaaaaatagttaatatttgtcaaatattttttcccggatttttgaAATGTATTGTCAAATATTTTTTTCCGGTTCTTGGATTACAAGAGGAACTTAGGATTACTACTATCGAACTTTCTTTGTTATCTTATTGA
- the LOC112795984 gene encoding zinc finger BED domain-containing protein RICESLEEPER 2-like isoform X1 — protein MGHSLTRDCSAGLGSSSGAAEQTDSRRQGIRESKMTENSNIEAAGMSASTQPSSPLSGVRKDRSAVWDHFDVENDTEKKAKCKYCGSLIQYWNGTSSMGGHLRRCKQNPNNDSNKRKITTTPTIDEHGALNSPSASKFDQEEAQRALVEMFIGEELPFRFVESPKFRRFVHALQATFKVPSQTTLARDIGALNAEEKMKLQDFLSANCGRVCLTTNTWTSIQNFTYMSLTAHFVDLDWKLHKKIVNICQIFFPGFLKCIVKYFFPVLGLQEELRITTIELSLLSY, from the exons GGATTGCTCAGCAGGGTTGGGATCCTCTTCGGGTGCTGCTGAG CAAACGGATTCAAGAAGGCAGGGTATTAGAGAG AGCAAGATGACTGAAAACAGTAATATTGAAGCAGCAGGGATGTCCGCTAGCACTCAACCATCTTCTCCACTGTCAGGTGTTCGTAAGGATCGGTCAGCTGTCTGGGATCATTTTGATGTAGAGAATGATACCGAGAAGAAGGCTAAATGCAAATATTGTGGTAGCTTAATACAATATTGGAATGGAACCAGCTCAATGGGTGGTCATTTGAGAAGATGCAAGCAAAATCCTAATAATGATtcgaacaaaagaaaaataacgacCACACCGACTATAGATGAGCATGGTGCTTTAAATTCACCCAGTGCTTCCAAATTTGACCAAGAGGAGGCTCAAAGGGCACTTGTGGAAATGTTTATTGGGGAAGAGCTACCATTTCGCTTCGTTGAAAGCCCGAAATTCCGAAGATTTGTGCATGCCCTACAAGCAACATTCAAAGTTCCTTCACAGACTACATTAGCACGTGACATTGGAGCTCTTAATGCTGAAGAGAAGATGAAGTTGCAAGATTTTCTCTCGGCAAATTGTGGTAGAGTATGTCTAACCACTAACACTTggacttcaattcaaaattttacttaTATGAGTTTGACAGCACACTTTGTTGATTTGGATtggaaattacataaaaaaatagttaatatttgtcaaatattttttcccggatttttgaAATGTATTGTCAAATATTTTTTTCCGGTTCTTGGATTACAAGAGGAACTTAGGATTACTACTATCGAACTTTCTTTGTTATCTTATTGA